The nucleotide sequence TGGTACAGAATTAATTACGGACTCCCTCAAAGACAATCAGATAAAAATTATGAATGAAAATATAGTATTCCATAACTACGTGGTCTCAAGAAAAGCCAGAAATAGCCAGTACAAACAGCCTTCCTTTGTCCTTTGGTTTACGGGACTTTCAGGTTCCGGAAAATCTACTATTGCAAATGTAGTAGAACAAGAACTTTTCAAAAAAGGATTTAAAACCTATACCTTAGACGGCGATAATATACGGTCTGGTATTAATAAAGGATTAAGTTTTTCCGAAGAAGACCGCCATGAAAACCTAAGAAGAATTGCCGAAGTGGGCAAGCTTTTTGTCGATGCAGGTATCATTACAATTGCTGCATTTGTTTCTCCGCTTGAGAAGGATCGTAAATTAGTCAAAGACATAATAGGTAAACAAGATTTTGTGGAAATTTTTGTCAATACAAGCCTTGCCGAATGCGAAAGAAGAGACGTCAAAGGGCTGTACAAAAAAGCACGAGCGGGTGAAATAAAAAACTTTACCGGAATTGATGCACCTTATGAATCTCCGCAAAATCCGGACATATTAATTGAAACAGAAAAAGAAGGCATTGATGAAGTAGTCAAAAAAGTAATTACCTTTGTTGAAAATAAATTAGAAAACGCATAATCATGAACAAATATTATTTGAGTTATCTAGACGAATTAGAATCGGAAGCTATTTACATCTTACGAGAAGTTTGGG is from Flavobacterium dauae and encodes:
- the cysC gene encoding adenylyl-sulfate kinase — translated: MNENIVFHNYVVSRKARNSQYKQPSFVLWFTGLSGSGKSTIANVVEQELFKKGFKTYTLDGDNIRSGINKGLSFSEEDRHENLRRIAEVGKLFVDAGIITIAAFVSPLEKDRKLVKDIIGKQDFVEIFVNTSLAECERRDVKGLYKKARAGEIKNFTGIDAPYESPQNPDILIETEKEGIDEVVKKVITFVENKLENA